A region from the Felis catus isolate Fca126 chromosome F1, F.catus_Fca126_mat1.0, whole genome shotgun sequence genome encodes:
- the PYGO2 gene encoding pygopus homolog 2: protein MAASAPPPPDKLEGGGGPAPPPAPPGTGRKQGKAGLQMKSPEKKRRKSNTQGPAYSHLTEFAPPPTPMVDHLVASNPFEDDFGAPKVGGAAPPFLGSPVPFGGFRVQGGMAGQVPPGYGTGGGGGPQPLRRQPPPFPPNPMGPAFNMPPQGPGYAPPGNMNFPGQAFNQPLGQNFSPPGGQMMPGPVGGFGPMISPTMGQPPRGELGPPSLPQRFAQPGAPFGPSPLQRPGQGLPSLPPNTSPFPGPDPGFPGPGGEDGGKPLNPPAPTAFPPEPHSGSPAAAVNGNQPSFPPNGSGRGGGTPDANSLAPPSKAGGGSGPQPPPGLVYPCGACRSEVNDDQDAILCEASCQKWFHRECTGMTESAYGLLTTEASAVWACDLCLKTKEIQSVYIREGVGQLVAANDG from the exons ATGGCCGCCTCGGCGCCGCCCCCACCGGACAAGCTGGAGGGAGGTGGCGGCCCCGCACCGCCCCCTGCGCCGCCCGGCACCGGGAGGAAGCAGGGCAAGGCCG GTCTGCAGATGAAGAGCCCAGAAAAGAAGCGAAGGAAGTCAAATACTCAG GGTCCTGCTTACTCACATCTGACGGAGTTTGCACCACCCCCGACTCCCATGGTGGATCACCTGGTTGCATCCAACCCTTTTGAGGATGACTTCGGAGCCCCTAAGGTGGGGGGCGCAGCCCCTCCGTTCCTTGGCAGTCCTGTCCCTTTTGGAGGCTTCCGCGTACAGGGGGGCATGGCAGGCCAGGTACCCCCAGGCTACGGCACTGGAGGTGGAGGGGGTCCCCAGCCTCTCCGTCGCCagccccctcctttccctcccaatCCTATGGGCCCAGCTTTCAACATGCCCCCCCAGGGCCCTGGCTACGCACCTCCAGGCAACATGAACTTTCCTGGCCAAGCCTTCAACCAGCCTCTGGGCCAAAACTTCAGCCCTCCTGGTGGGCAGATGATGCCAGGCCCGGTGGGAGGATTTGGCCCCATGATCTCACCCACCATGGGACAGCCTCCCAGAGGGGAGCTGggccctccttctctcccccaacGCTTTGCCCAGCCAGGCGCACCTTTTGGCCCTTCTCCTCTCCAGAGACCTGGTCAGGGGCTCCCCAGCCTGCCCCCAAACACAAGTCCCTTCCCTGGTCCGGACCCTGGCTTTCCTGGCCCTGGTGGTGAGGATGGGGGAAAGCCCTTGAATCCCCCTGCTCCCACTGCGTTTCCCCCAGAGCCTCACTCAGGCTCCCCAGCTGCTGCCGTTAACGGGAACCAGCCCAGCTTCCCCCCAAACGGCAGTGGGCGCGGGGGGGGAACCCCAGATGCCAACAGCCTGGCGCCCCCCAGCAAAGCTGGCGGGGGGTCAGGGCCTCAGCCTCCCCCGGGCCTGGTGTATCCGTGTGGCGCCTGTCGCAGCGAGGTGAATGACGACCAGGACGCCATCCTGTGCGAGGCCTCCTGCCAGAAGTGGTTCCATCGCGAGTGCACAGGCATGACTGAGAGCGCGTACGGGCTGCTGACCACCGAGGCCTCCGCCGTCTGGGCTTGCGATCTCTGCCTCAAGACCAAGGAGATCCAGTCTGTGTACATCCGCGAGGGCGTGGGGCAGCTGGTGGCTGCTAACGACGGCTGA